Proteins encoded by one window of Glycine soja cultivar W05 chromosome 15, ASM419377v2, whole genome shotgun sequence:
- the LOC114386772 gene encoding glycine-rich cell wall structural protein 2 — translation MKPTITILFSLLLFIASPSLATRPASNPDQVMHSKDNKNNNNQGDGGGFFGPGGGFSIPGFGNGFGNGIIGGGYGSGYGGPNGGSSKGGIIRPTVLCKDKGPCFQKKVTCPAKCFSSFSRSGKGYGAGGGGGGCTVDCKKKCIAYC, via the coding sequence atgaaacctACGATCACCATTTTGTTCTCTCTACTACTTTTCATAGCTTCACCCTCCTTGGCAACCCGACCCGCATCCAACCCTGATCAAGTCATGCACTCCAaggacaacaaaaacaacaacaaccaaggTGATGGTGGTGGGTTCTTTGGCCCCGGAGGAGGGTTCAGCATACCCGGTTTTGGAAACGGGTTTGGAAATGGCATCATAGGAGGAGGATACGGATCCGGGTATGGAGGTCCGAATGGTGGCTCCTCTAAAGGTGGTATCATACGACCAACCGTTCTGTGCAAAGACAAAGgcccttgtttccaaaagaaggTTACTTGTCCTGCCAAGTGCTTCTCCTCATTCAGCCGCTCCGGCAAGGGCTACGGCGCCGGTGGCGGTGGCGGTGGCTGCACCGTTGATTGCAAAAAGAAGTGCATCGCTTATTGCTAA